The genome window TATTAATAAGAATAGCCGCACTCTCCTTTTTGATCTATCTAATTTACCTCTTATAGTAGTCATGAATAACAATAAAAAAAAACAATGGCAAATAAACCATTAAAAAACAAGTGAATATAGTTAATCTTAAAATCATGTTAATTACAGCCATTTTGATTTAACCTATACCAATTTTTAATAAATAAAATTTCATTGAAATATAAACCAAGAAATAAATAGCTTATCATTAATTCCAGTTGAATTAATTTACATTAGAAATAAAACATTTGTTTTATTTCTAATGAAATTTAAGAAGCTGAGGATTAAAAGAGTCGTTGTTGCTTATCGATGATTTTTTCTTGATCTGGTTTTTTATTTAATATTCTTAAATAGCGTTGGTGACATAAACGAAGTACATTTCGTTTTTCAGTATCAGAGAATTTTAGCCAATTAAAGCGTTCATCACGAGTGCGGTAACAACCTCGACAATAACCTTGCTCATTACTTTGACAAATACCACGGCAAGGATTGGGGATCTCAAAAAATTCAAGTTGTTCAGCCATAAGTTTCCCCTTCAAAAGAAAAAATCACCATAAATCTGTGATATACTCCTAAAAATGAGTATTACCATTATTTGTTCAAAAAACAAACTGTAATCATTGTATTTATTAATTTAAGCACGTTATATTAATAGGTAAATCGATTCAGGCTGATTCTAAGAGGTTTAAAATGCGCTTACTCCATACTATGTTACGTGTTACTGATATGCAGCGTTCTATTGATTTTTACACAAAAGTGTTAGGCATGCGCTTATTAAGAACGAGTGAAAACACAGAGTATAAATACTCTCTCGCGTTTGTTGGTTACAGCGACGAAAGTGAAGGCGCCGTAATAGAGTTGACC of Providencia rettgeri contains these proteins:
- a CDS encoding Predicted Fe-S protein — translated: MAEQLEFFEIPNPCRGICQSNEQGYCRGCYRTRDERFNWLKFSDTEKRNVLRLCHQRYLRILNKKPDQEKIIDKQQRLF